From a single Stomoxys calcitrans chromosome 4, idStoCalc2.1, whole genome shotgun sequence genomic region:
- the LOC106091135 gene encoding fatty acyl-CoA reductase wat-like has protein sequence MIPEFFKDREIFLTGGSGVVGKAVIEKLLRSCNVHKIYILLRSKPKVSIEKRLEDIKKEKIFRRLHAEKPQEFDDKVVAIPGDVELPMLGITDEYLKLMENVSIVYHSAATIRFNEPIKKAIRINVGGTLEALKFAEKLEHLVTFIYISTFFSNPYLEFVDTKIYESPLNWKLCLDLSRREDIDEETINIITSKLIVGFPNTYCFTKNLTESMVNDHRHKLPIAVYRPSIVIQSMEDPEYGFPTTLVGAMALFALPGAGIFKVIHCSKDICLDMAPLDFTTKSLLYYTMKTFAFYSNPAEERPKEMPVFIVSSYKHFNVTLRQYCDMIEIFNIWHQKPLEKSLLLPGVNYTDNVVWYHILFYIQHLIPSLLVDFLLKVSGNQPVFMKIQRKLYLTMEVVKPFMFNNYRSNGITYAKEMLEQLHGTDFNMDALKWTPKYTRNVAVVLELAANCRDVLFNEDPSTIPRAKIVLKM, from the exons ATGATTCCAGAATTTTTCAAGGAtcgtgaaatttttttaaccgGCGGATCGG GGGTCGTGGGAAAGGCTGTGATTGAAAAATTGCTACGTTCCTGCAATGTACATAAAATATATATCCTATTAAGATCAAAACCTAAGGTGTCCATTGAAAAGCGTTTGGAAgatataaaaaaggaaaag ATTTTCCGACGCCTACATGCTGAAAAGCCTCAAGAGTTCGATGACAAAGTGGTTGCCATTCCCGGAGATGTAGAACTGCCCATGTTGGGCATAACCGATGAATATCTCAAACTTATGGAAAATGTTTCCATTGTATATCATAGTGCGGCCACAATACGTTTCAATGAGCCCATCAAAAAGGCCATTCGTATTAATGTGGGTGGCACTTTAGAGGCTTTGAAATTCGCCGAGAAACTGGAGCATCTTGTCACATTTATTTACATCTCAACATTCTTCAGTAATCCATATTTGGAATTTGTTGACACCAAAATTTATGAATCACCGCTGAATTGGAAATTATGCCTAGACCTTTCTAGACGCGAAGATATAGATGAGGAGACCATAAATATCATAACAAGCAA ATTAATTGTTGGTTTTCCCAATACCTATTGTTTTACTAAAAATCTTACAGAATCAATGGTCAACGATCATAGGCATAAATTGCCTATTGCTGTATATCGACCCTCAATTG TTATTCAATCCATGGAGGATCCTGAATATGGCTTCCCCACCACTTTAGTTGGTGCCATGGCCTTGTTTGCTTTGCCGGGAGCTGGAATTTTCAAAGTAATCCATTGTTCTAAAGACATTTGCTTGGACATGGCACCTTTGGATTTTACTACGAAATCATTGTTGTACTACACAATGAAGACATTTGCGTTCTACTCAAATCCAGCTGAGGAACGACCCAAAGAGATGCCAGTTTTCATTGTGTCTTCATATAAACACTTCAATGTAACGTTAAGGCAATATTGTGATATGATTGAAATATTCAATATCTGGCATCAGAAACCTTTGGAAAAGAGTCTGTTGTTGCCTGGCGTTAACTATACCGACAATGTTGTTTGGTATCATATTTTG TTCTACATACAGCATCTTATTCCATCGCTTCTTGTGGATTTCTTACTAAAAGTCAGTGGCAATCAACCTGTTTTCATGAAAATACAGAGAAAACTTTATCTTACAATGGAGGTGGTGAAACCGTTTATGTTCAATAACTATCGAAGTAATGGCATTACATATGCGAAAGAGATGTTGGAACAACTTCATGG caCCGATTTTAATATGGATGCATTGAAATGGACCCCCAAATATACTAGAAATGTGGCCGTGGTATTAGAATTAGCTGCCAATTGCCGAGATGTTCTATTTAACGAAGACCCTTCAACTATTCCACGCGCTAAAATTGTTCTTAAAATGTAA